One Dioscorea cayenensis subsp. rotundata cultivar TDr96_F1 chromosome 19, TDr96_F1_v2_PseudoChromosome.rev07_lg8_w22 25.fasta, whole genome shotgun sequence genomic window, CACCCTTGGCCCCTCTCCTCCCGCCTATGAGCAGCAGTATATCTAATGGGTAATGTCTATTAATTTGGTCACATATATATGCTGTAAGTCTGTTGCTAGTTTGAATGGTCATGAAAGGCActtaaaattagttaaaaaccTCTCACTGTGTCCCTTCGTTTAACCTTATGTGAGTTGCCAAAGCAACGGTTATATAGCTTTTCACTGGGTTATGGTTTGTAaacaattttacactaaaaaTAAGGACTTTTAAGGAacttttttgaattaaaaacaattgatgggtttttaaggaattttaaagattataaaataagaaaatgctTATCTGTTGACAGTGTTCCTTTTTctccccaattttttttttctaaaaaatcgTTTCCAGAGAAATATCAACCacattttaaatttctaaatctcCAGTTCTCTCTTCCACACAAGAGATCATTGGCAGAGATTTGGGGAGAGAGAAGTgggataaaaatatttttataacaaatttatgtttgatttgatttgatttttttaataggataaaattgattttttacttttcatgtGTGATAAATCTTCATCCTAAAAGGccaatattgttaaatattcttacaagaaaaaattaaacttttaatCTCTCACTTGGAAAGAAAATGAGTTGtcattttttagaaaattgacAACTCTACCTGGTGGACCTTTTGTTTTCCTCTTATGTtgtattttcatctttttatttttcaataaattgtgaTTTACTCCTATCCTATTAataaagtaaaaacaaacaaacaaaaatgtttGACAATAATTTGCAATGGGGTTATTTTGTCCATTATCCAAGCTATAAAAAAAAGATCTTTTTTTCAGGTTCCCTTGGTGATGTATTTCGACTTCAAAAGAGAAGTGTGAAGAAGTTTGTGACAAAAGAAAGGACAAGTTTGTTATATTCACAGAGATATTATGTAGTTGTTtcccttatttatttttctttttttaactttcggtgaaacaataacattcaataataataataaacatgctCCAATTCAAAGGCAGCcacaatattaatgcaaatatgACTTATTATACATATCATAAATAACCAACCacttgtttattaaaaaaaaggacccTTGTTTGGTACTCACTCTCTACATTTCATTGGTAAcagcaaataaatatttacaaggccaattaattgttaaattaatagTTGATTTGCAAATAGAGTACAAACACAATTACAAATTTACATGTATTAATTCACAACTACAATGATCTATACACAACAGAGGaagatttcttcttcttcacagtAAGAATTAGGCTTAACATGAAATTAACTTCACAGCAACAGGAAACTtaataatcaagaaaaagatCTAATCAGTTCCCTCCCTacatcatttaaaaaacaaaagcgCTGTGcagaaaagaattataaaaaaaggccAGATATGAgatccaatccaatccaattCAATCTTTTCAATTCCAATTGAGAATAGAATCCCTCTTGCTCTGTTCTACGACTTCTTCAAGAACAAACATACTCTTAAAAGAAGCCAATAGCAAAAACAACAGCATAAGCATTAGTGAACTCACTCACTCAACTCATCTCAGATTctcattcaaaacaaacaatgcATCATAAACAAAAGCCCGGCTATTATTTTTACAGTCATTACTATGAGAATTATCATCAAGAAGTGTCTGAAACAGCAGCAATCCTGAGCAATGCGGACCGATCAACTTCCCCATTTCGCCGCCAAAATGCCCTCCTCCACCACACCTCGAAGCCTCTCTGTATATTCGGGCAATCATCGCCAGAGTTCAAGAACCTatcaaaccaagcaagaagtATCTCCTGTTGCATTGCCAGTGGCAATGTCAGTATCGTATTTCCAAGACCATCCTCAACTAGATGTCGATCCAATCCCTTGCATGCTCTTCTCATCCAAGCAAAGTCCTCATAGAATGGCTCCAGCCATGTTCTAAGCAGCATACATCTAACTTCCTTTGAGACAAGCACTTGCCCTTTACCAATTCCGACAAACAATCGCGCCGTCACTCTACTTATTTCATACCGATGCAAAGCCGGTACTCTCCCATGCACCTCTGAGAGCTCCAACTCTCCTGCCCATGTCGTCAAAAACTCCTCTGCAATTTGCCTATCTATCAGAATGTCTAGAATCCAATGTAGGTTATCTGCTTGCCGAGCAATCTGAGCTACTTCATTGAATTCTCCGGCCGCTGCTTGGAAGAAATGGTGTCGAAGAAGCCTGAGACAACCATCACAAGCTGAGTACAAAGACCCTTTACTGAGATCTCCAGAGCAATGtccaacaccaccaccaccaccaccaccaccaccattgtTGTTCTCTCTAAGCATTTTGGAAACTAGGCCTTTCATTTCTCTCCTTGCCTTCTCATCCTTCCCTTCAAGCACCACCTGTAGGAGTCTCACAAGGATCTCTTCCCCTCCACCTCCATTGCTACTTCCATCCTCCATTGAAGAAGGGGCAAGCTCCAAAGACACTCTTTTCAGCACTTCCCCTGCTCCTGAACTCTCAAGATGCAGCTGAGCAAGTAAAGACGCCACCTTCTCCTCTTCGTCTTCTGCCCATGGCGCCGCCTCCAAGTACTCCAAGCAAGACAAAACCCCAGCATCAAACCCAATCGCCGACGAAACCTGCTCAAAATCCAACACAAACATGCGATAAATTGACAGAAAAATCACACCTTTTATTTTTACCGGaaaagattaataataaaaaaaaaaaaccatacctTGAGAATGCCAAGGATCTTAGACACATCCTCCTTCATGAGACGCCGGCGAATGTCCTTGGAGTACATGAGACGAAGAGTCTCAACGTAGACCTCCACATCGTCGCAATCAGAGATCTCAACAAGGTGAGGAAGAGACCTCTGCTGTTTTGACCACCGGTCAGAGAGTTTTCCGGCGAAGAACCGGCTGTGAGTGACGAGGATGTGGCGATGGACGTTCATGGAGATGCTGAGCCCGTCTTTGGAGCTGAGAGTGAGTCTCACGTCGCTGGTTTCTGGGTCATTGAACTGGTTCCCAGGGCTACGACTGCCGAGAAGAAGCGCTACCCGTTCCTGGAGGACTAGCTGCCGGTCTTGCGCCGCCGCCGGAGGCGGCGGCTGAGCAGAAGCTTGTGGTCTCGGGTGGTAGTCCTGCTCGTTAGCCATCATGTCGAAGAGAGTAGGGCTGGATCGAGTCTTGTCGAGCAGCGGCGGGGGAGACATGGGGTTGAGAAGCCCAGCGTTGAGAGCCGTGTTGAACTTGCTGTAGCTTGATGGGTATGGAGCGTAACCGGTGTACGGCACCGGCGATGTGTCCATGGCTGGAGAAGCCCAAAACCGCGGTGGCGGAGGCGGAGGCGGAGGcggaggtggaggaggaggtggcggAAGCAGTggcggaggaggaggtggtggtggtggcggtgCAGCCCGGCGAGGAGAGGAGGAATGGGATTTTGAAGCAGAGCAACACCAAGCACCGTCAGTGGACACAACGTGCGGCGGTGCGGCAGCGACGCTGGTGGTGTCTCGGCGCTTGCGGCGTTTGGATCTGTGAGTCTGGGGTTGAAATTGTTGGGAATGAGTTTTGAGCTGAGCTGGGGCTGCCATCTAAACACAAACCTACTTGTCGTCTTTTGATGGGAGAGTTAATGGATCCTTGTCTTGGGGGAAGTGGCCACTTGTGAGCATCCATCCATTAAAAcccatttaaat contains:
- the LOC120250314 gene encoding BTB/POZ domain-containing protein At1g63850-like; the protein is MAAPAQLKTHSQQFQPQTHRSKRRKRRDTTSVAAAPPHVVSTDGAWCCSASKSHSSSPRRAAPPPPPPPPPPLLPPPPPPPPPPPPPPPPRFWASPAMDTSPVPYTGYAPYPSSYSKFNTALNAGLLNPMSPPPLLDKTRSSPTLFDMMANEQDYHPRPQASAQPPPPAAAQDRQLVLQERVALLLGSRSPGNQFNDPETSDVRLTLSSKDGLSISMNVHRHILVTHSRFFAGKLSDRWSKQQRSLPHLVEISDCDDVEVYVETLRLMYSKDIRRRLMKEDVSKILGILKVSSAIGFDAGVLSCLEYLEAAPWAEDEEEKVASLLAQLHLESSGAGEVLKRVSLELAPSSMEDGSSNGGGGEEILVRLLQVVLEGKDEKARREMKGLVSKMLRENNNGGGGGGGGGVGHCSGDLSKGSLYSACDGCLRLLRHHFFQAAAGEFNEVAQIARQADNLHWILDILIDRQIAEEFLTTWAGELELSEVHGRVPALHRYEISRVTARLFVGIGKGQVLVSKEVRCMLLRTWLEPFYEDFAWMRRACKGLDRHLVEDGLGNTILTLPLAMQQEILLAWFDRFLNSGDDCPNIQRGFEVWWRRAFWRRNGEVDRSALLRIAAVSDTS